The following coding sequences are from one Pusillimonas sp. DMV24BSW_D window:
- the flgG gene encoding flagellar basal-body rod protein FlgG, with translation MIRSLWIAKTGLESQQTNMDVISNNLANVNTSGFKRSRAVFEDLMYQTIRQPGAQVGAANQLPSGLQVGTGVRTVATERIHTQGNLRETGNPLDIAIQGRGFIQVEMPDGTFAYTRDGSLQVDQNGQMVTAGGYPVQPPINIPDNALSVTIERDGTVSVTQPGAVGINVEVGQLQLSTFINPTGLQSMGENLYAETDASGPANFAQPGLDGAGLVLQNYVETSNVNVAEELVNMITTQRSYEMNSKAIQTSDQMLSRLTQL, from the coding sequence ATGATTCGATCTCTCTGGATTGCCAAAACAGGTTTGGAGTCGCAGCAAACCAATATGGATGTCATTTCCAATAACCTGGCCAACGTGAATACGTCGGGCTTCAAGCGCAGCCGTGCTGTATTTGAAGACCTAATGTATCAAACCATTCGGCAACCGGGCGCCCAGGTAGGCGCTGCCAACCAACTTCCTTCGGGCCTGCAAGTTGGTACGGGTGTACGCACTGTGGCAACCGAGCGGATTCACACGCAGGGAAATTTGCGTGAAACCGGCAACCCGTTGGATATTGCGATTCAGGGGCGCGGATTTATCCAGGTTGAAATGCCTGACGGCACTTTTGCCTACACGCGTGATGGCAGTCTTCAGGTTGATCAAAACGGGCAAATGGTGACAGCCGGAGGCTATCCTGTTCAGCCTCCGATCAATATCCCGGATAACGCTTTAAGTGTCACGATTGAGCGCGACGGTACCGTGTCGGTAACCCAGCCCGGCGCAGTGGGTATTAATGTGGAAGTCGGGCAGTTGCAGTTAAGCACCTTCATCAACCCCACCGGGTTGCAAAGTATGGGCGAGAATCTGTATGCCGAAACAGACGCTTCAGGGCCGGCCAATTTCGCGCAGCCGGGTCTGGATGGTGCCGGGCTGGTTTTGCAGAATTATGTGGAAACGTCGAATGTGAATGTGGCCGAAGAGTTGGTGAACATGATTACGACGCAACGTAGTTATGAAATGAACAGCAAGGCAATCCAGACATCCGATCAAATGTTGTCGCGGTTAACGCAATTGTAA
- a CDS encoding flagellar basal body L-ring protein FlgH has product MMKYVRFVTVGVVALVLHGCAMIPPEPIVTGPLTAPPPPMVTTAPQANGAIYQPTAYGNYPLFEDRRPRNVGDIVTILIQERTNAAKRVSTESSRSGSAGFGMDAVPDFFPPGLGPQQSFDMNGNNVAEGSGASEANNTFTGTLTTTVIGVLPNGNLQVAGDKQIAINRGSEHIRFSGVVDPRSIAGDGTVPSTRVADARIEFRSKGRMDEVQTMGWLQRFFLNISPF; this is encoded by the coding sequence ATGATGAAGTATGTGCGTTTCGTGACGGTTGGTGTGGTTGCACTCGTATTACATGGGTGCGCCATGATTCCGCCTGAACCGATCGTGACAGGGCCGTTAACGGCGCCCCCGCCTCCTATGGTGACGACGGCGCCTCAAGCCAATGGGGCGATTTATCAACCAACGGCTTATGGAAACTATCCACTGTTCGAAGATCGCCGACCCCGTAATGTGGGCGATATCGTCACGATCCTGATTCAGGAACGCACCAATGCGGCAAAACGTGTTTCAACCGAAAGCAGCCGTTCCGGTAGCGCCGGCTTTGGCATGGATGCCGTACCCGACTTTTTCCCGCCTGGCCTGGGTCCGCAGCAAAGTTTCGATATGAATGGTAATAACGTAGCGGAAGGCAGCGGAGCCAGCGAGGCGAATAATACTTTCACCGGGACTTTAACGACAACAGTGATCGGCGTTTTGCCCAACGGCAATTTGCAGGTGGCCGGCGACAAACAGATCGCGATCAATCGCGGTTCGGAGCATATCCGGTTTTCCGGCGTAGTTGACCCCCGGTCGATTGCAGGCGACGGCACTGTCCCGTCGACACGCGTTGCCGACGCACGTATTGAGTTTCGCAGCAAAGGTCGCATGGACGAAGTACAGACCATGGGTTGGTTGCAACGGTTTTTCCTGAATATTTCGCCGTTCTGA
- the fliP gene encoding flagellar type III secretion system pore protein FliP (The bacterial flagellar biogenesis protein FliP forms a type III secretion system (T3SS)-type pore required for flagellar assembly.) yields MNRLSGAFPCMKSFALISLLLILALLCQDAMAQATLPAFTTTPGPNGEQTYSLSLQTLLLLTMLSFLPAMLLMMTGFTRIIIVLSLLRNAMGTGASPPNSVLIGLALFLTIFAMSPVLDEVYTTAYLPLSQGELSFEAALAEGSRPFHAFMLSHTRETDLALFANMSNAGEFQTPQDVPLRVLVPAFVTSELKTAFQIGFTIFIPFLIIDLVVASVLMALGMMMVPPVTISLPFKLMLFVLADGWHLLLGSLARSFY; encoded by the coding sequence ATGAACCGTCTGTCCGGCGCCTTTCCCTGCATGAAAAGCTTTGCTCTTATCAGCCTGTTGCTGATATTGGCCTTGTTATGCCAAGACGCAATGGCCCAAGCCACCCTACCGGCCTTCACCACCACGCCCGGGCCAAACGGCGAACAGACCTACTCACTCAGTCTGCAGACCTTGCTACTGCTGACGATGCTATCGTTTCTGCCGGCCATGTTGCTTATGATGACCGGCTTTACGCGCATTATTATCGTTCTGAGCCTGCTTCGAAACGCCATGGGTACCGGCGCTTCGCCACCCAATTCCGTGCTCATCGGCCTGGCCCTGTTCCTGACCATCTTCGCCATGTCACCGGTGCTCGACGAAGTCTATACAACAGCTTATCTGCCTCTCAGCCAGGGGGAACTTTCGTTCGAGGCGGCGCTGGCCGAAGGATCACGCCCGTTTCACGCGTTTATGCTCAGCCATACGCGCGAAACCGATTTGGCCCTTTTTGCCAACATGTCTAACGCCGGCGAATTCCAAACCCCGCAAGATGTGCCGTTGCGCGTATTGGTGCCCGCTTTTGTGACCAGCGAACTTAAAACAGCATTTCAAATCGGCTTTACGATTTTCATCCCGTTCTTGATAATTGACCTTGTCGTGGCCAGTGTACTGATGGCACTAGGGATGATGATGGTACCGCCGGTCACCATTTCATTACCTTTCAAGCTCATGCTCTTTGTATTGGCCGATGGCTGGCACCTGCTGCTGGGTTCACTTGCCCGCAGTTTTTATTGA
- the flgL gene encoding flagellar hook-associated protein FlgL, whose amino-acid sequence MRISSNLFFETGLRTINLQQSDLMHRYQQVGTGRRMITPADDPLAAAQTINIAQSQSLNVRYAENRQIAKTQLGIQENTLDSVSTLLSGLKTRLVEAGNGTLSDADRGVLANVLENAKDNLMGLANATDGNGQYLFSGHSGSRPPFIADSFGAVSYQGDEGRRLIQVDQTRQLDSADTGLDIFTKAAPGARDYITHVAAGNQGTGIIGKPVIADPKGQYVGAKFELSFTEAGDGSMQYSVTVRDAADYILSGPSVPVAYDDSTETLALPGGVQVAFSGMPADGDAFSVEPVFVTDPFISAQQSALGTEGTAVLGKPGVTDPAGEYMGKQVDVAFQDNAGTLQYQLTVDGATGPWVNYTDPGPGGVLDLGGGLEVAFEGVPNDGYAFSVEPVEPSTNLNVFDALDDIIAALKTPVQGDPAAHANYQNVLASAMQRLDVNFDQVQTVVSSVGTRLSEIDAIDANSNVRDLSYAQDLSRLEDVDYYEAIAQLQLRTAALDAASMAFKKIQATSMFNMKG is encoded by the coding sequence ATGCGTATTAGTTCTAACTTGTTCTTTGAGACCGGTCTGCGAACCATTAATTTGCAGCAGTCCGACCTCATGCATCGTTACCAGCAGGTAGGAACCGGGCGTCGCATGATTACGCCGGCCGACGATCCGCTTGCCGCTGCACAAACAATCAATATTGCGCAATCTCAGTCGCTCAACGTGCGTTATGCCGAAAACCGCCAAATTGCCAAAACCCAACTGGGTATTCAGGAAAATACGCTCGATTCGGTTTCAACTTTGCTTTCGGGCCTTAAAACCCGCTTGGTCGAAGCCGGCAACGGTACCTTGTCAGACGCCGATCGCGGGGTTCTGGCCAACGTGCTGGAGAACGCCAAAGATAATCTTATGGGGCTGGCCAACGCAACCGACGGCAATGGGCAGTATCTTTTCTCAGGTCATTCCGGCAGCCGGCCGCCGTTTATCGCCGATTCGTTCGGTGCGGTAAGTTACCAGGGTGATGAAGGGCGCCGCCTGATTCAGGTCGATCAAACACGACAACTCGATTCGGCCGATACGGGGTTGGATATCTTCACCAAAGCGGCGCCTGGTGCCCGCGATTACATCACGCATGTGGCAGCGGGAAATCAAGGTACCGGCATTATCGGTAAACCCGTTATTGCCGATCCGAAAGGGCAATATGTGGGCGCGAAGTTCGAGCTGTCGTTCACGGAAGCGGGTGATGGTTCCATGCAGTACAGCGTTACCGTGCGCGATGCGGCCGATTACATTCTTTCCGGCCCGAGCGTGCCTGTTGCCTACGATGACTCAACCGAAACATTGGCCTTGCCGGGTGGCGTACAGGTGGCATTCTCAGGCATGCCTGCTGATGGTGATGCCTTTAGTGTCGAGCCGGTTTTCGTGACAGACCCCTTTATTTCCGCGCAGCAGTCGGCCCTAGGCACGGAAGGCACGGCCGTTTTAGGCAAGCCGGGTGTCACCGACCCCGCCGGTGAGTATATGGGCAAACAGGTTGACGTTGCGTTCCAGGATAATGCAGGTACGCTTCAATATCAGCTAACCGTCGACGGCGCGACCGGCCCCTGGGTCAATTACACGGATCCAGGCCCTGGAGGGGTTCTGGATTTGGGCGGCGGCCTTGAAGTGGCTTTTGAAGGGGTGCCGAACGATGGTTACGCTTTTTCCGTTGAGCCTGTGGAGCCGTCCACTAACCTGAACGTGTTTGACGCGCTTGATGACATTATTGCAGCGCTGAAAACACCTGTTCAGGGTGATCCCGCAGCACATGCGAATTATCAGAACGTTCTTGCCTCGGCCATGCAGCGCCTTGATGTGAACTTCGACCAGGTACAAACTGTGGTGTCGTCTGTTGGTACCCGGTTGAGTGAAATTGACGCCATCGATGCCAATAGCAATGTACGTGACCTAAGTTATGCGCAAGACCTTTCCCGGCTTGAAGACGTTGATTACTACGAAGCCATTGCGCAGCTGCAATTGCGCACCGCCGCGCTTGATGCCGCTTCCATGGCGTTCAAAAAGATCCAGGCAACCAGTATGTTCAATATGAAAGGCTGA
- the fliO gene encoding flagellar biosynthetic protein FliO: protein MEAPEVLQPILALLFILALILGGAWVARRTGLLKTRGKATAIRVVGSQSLGGRSFISIVEVENARLVIGVTPQNISLLHTLENKATTNSTPSDA, encoded by the coding sequence ATGGAAGCACCTGAAGTCCTTCAACCTATTCTTGCCCTGCTTTTTATTCTTGCGCTTATTCTAGGCGGGGCATGGGTTGCACGCCGTACGGGCTTGTTGAAAACACGCGGTAAAGCAACGGCCATCCGGGTTGTAGGGTCTCAAAGCCTGGGTGGGCGCAGTTTCATCTCGATTGTCGAAGTCGAGAACGCGCGTTTGGTCATTGGTGTAACGCCGCAAAATATTTCCTTGTTGCATACGCTGGAAAACAAAGCAACAACCAACTCAACCCCCTCCGACGCATAA
- the fliQ gene encoding flagellar biosynthesis protein FliQ: MTPETVMSMTYTALKVAFFLAGPVLLITLAVGLLISIFQAATQINEMTLSFIPKLLAIGVTLALMGPWLIGTMVDYIRQLLLSLPTLAG; encoded by the coding sequence ATGACCCCTGAAACCGTCATGTCGATGACCTACACCGCGCTGAAAGTAGCCTTCTTCCTGGCAGGCCCTGTCTTGCTCATTACGCTGGCGGTGGGTTTGTTAATCAGTATTTTCCAAGCTGCCACGCAAATTAACGAGATGACGCTATCGTTTATTCCGAAGCTGCTGGCAATCGGCGTCACGCTCGCACTCATGGGCCCCTGGCTGATCGGCACTATGGTGGATTACATCAGGCAGTTGCTGCTCTCCTTACCCACTTTGGCCGGCTAA
- the flgF gene encoding flagellar basal-body rod protein FlgF yields the protein MDRVAYIAAGGAARVLEQQSVLSNNMANVNTSGFRAQLANFRAVPFQAHQGELSTRVGTVASTPGSRLTQGTMTETGHALDLAITGEGWFAVQTPGGQEAYTRAGDFAVNAQGLLVGQSGLPVLSNDGQPVQVPDRGSVTFSSDGFITALGAGDNPADIQVIGQLKLVNPPAENLERGDDGLFRFNPGEGVVAAPADPNVRMISGFIEKSNVSAAETMVGMIKNGRMFEMQMKAIQDADRNAERANSILSANG from the coding sequence ATGGATCGAGTTGCCTATATTGCGGCCGGTGGTGCCGCCCGGGTACTGGAGCAGCAGTCGGTGCTGAGCAACAATATGGCCAACGTTAATACGTCTGGTTTCCGGGCGCAGTTGGCTAATTTCCGGGCGGTGCCGTTTCAAGCACACCAGGGTGAACTATCGACCCGTGTGGGAACGGTTGCTTCCACCCCGGGTAGTCGTCTTACGCAAGGCACCATGACGGAAACAGGCCACGCGCTTGATCTGGCCATTACTGGCGAAGGCTGGTTTGCCGTACAAACACCGGGTGGCCAGGAAGCGTACACACGGGCAGGCGATTTTGCCGTGAACGCGCAGGGCTTGCTGGTGGGGCAGTCGGGTTTGCCGGTGCTAAGCAATGATGGGCAACCGGTTCAGGTTCCAGACCGCGGTAGTGTCACGTTTTCCAGCGATGGATTTATTACCGCTTTGGGCGCGGGTGACAACCCAGCCGATATTCAGGTTATTGGTCAATTGAAATTGGTCAATCCGCCTGCTGAGAATCTGGAACGCGGCGACGACGGCCTGTTTCGGTTTAATCCCGGTGAAGGGGTGGTGGCGGCGCCTGCCGATCCCAATGTACGCATGATTTCCGGGTTCATCGAAAAAAGCAATGTGAGTGCCGCTGAAACCATGGTCGGCATGATTAAAAACGGTCGTATGTTCGAAATGCAAATGAAAGCCATACAAGATGCCGACCGCAATGCGGAGCGCGCCAATTCAATTTTGTCGGCCAACGGTTAA
- the fliN gene encoding flagellar motor switch protein FliN translates to MTDPTHDPDKDPNQKNAQETPEELDTDWAAALSEQAAGTQGTQADGLKSDMDDWAAALAEQTAATQPQTDDTVEDASTQDSPATEQAETSATEQGLDPNLARPAAEQVFQPLSSATTGVGSDIDMIMDIPVQLTVELGRTKLTIKNILQLGQGSIVELDGLAGEPMDIFVNGYLIAQGEVVVVDDKYGIRLTDIITPSDRLHRLNSRR, encoded by the coding sequence ATGACTGATCCGACTCACGATCCCGATAAAGACCCGAACCAAAAAAACGCCCAGGAAACGCCTGAGGAGTTGGATACGGATTGGGCTGCCGCCCTGTCAGAACAAGCTGCGGGCACCCAAGGCACCCAGGCGGATGGTTTGAAAAGCGATATGGATGATTGGGCTGCAGCGCTTGCCGAGCAAACCGCTGCAACGCAACCGCAAACCGACGACACCGTGGAAGACGCTTCCACACAAGACAGCCCTGCAACAGAGCAAGCAGAAACAAGCGCCACCGAACAAGGCCTTGACCCAAACCTCGCACGCCCTGCAGCAGAACAGGTTTTCCAGCCGCTTTCAAGCGCAACCACCGGTGTTGGCAGCGATATCGACATGATTATGGATATCCCCGTTCAACTCACTGTTGAACTGGGTCGCACCAAGCTCACCATCAAAAACATCCTGCAATTAGGCCAAGGTTCCATTGTTGAGCTCGACGGGCTGGCGGGTGAGCCGATGGATATTTTCGTGAACGGGTATTTAATTGCCCAAGGCGAAGTGGTGGTGGTTGATGACAAATACGGGATTCGTCTCACCGATATTATTACGCCGTCAGACCGGCTACACCGACTGAATAGCCGTCGATAA
- a CDS encoding flagellar basal body P-ring protein FlgI — MKIVLNKHGRAKWGISLKGGLAWLLLALLFFAVTPSAHAERIKDLASIQGVRENQLIGYGLVVGLDGSGDQVRQSPFTQQSLTNMLSQLGVTLPQGTNMQLRNVAAVMVTGRLPAFTRPGQTIDVVVSSMGNAKSLRGGTLLMTPLKGANGQVYALAQGNLLVGGAGAQAGGSSVQVNQLNGGIIPDGAIVEQSVPTTYIRDGFINLEMNTTDFGIAQNVAAALNRKFGPSTASVLDGRLVQLRGPLDPSRQAAFLSEVENLQVKLPPVRAKVIINARTGSVVMNRTVTIDEAAVAYGNLSVSISRQEQVNQPDTPFAGGETVVTENTEIALRTDTGSIKRVQTSANLADVVQALNALGATPQDLLSILQTLKSAGALRADLEII, encoded by the coding sequence ATGAAAATAGTGTTGAACAAACATGGCCGTGCAAAGTGGGGCATTAGCTTAAAGGGCGGGTTAGCCTGGTTATTGCTTGCGCTTTTGTTTTTTGCCGTGACGCCATCGGCGCATGCCGAGCGTATCAAGGACTTGGCATCGATTCAGGGGGTGCGGGAGAACCAATTGATTGGCTATGGTTTGGTGGTCGGGCTCGACGGCAGTGGCGATCAGGTGCGCCAATCGCCTTTTACGCAGCAAAGTCTTACCAATATGTTGTCGCAATTGGGCGTAACGTTGCCGCAAGGGACCAATATGCAGCTGCGCAATGTGGCGGCGGTGATGGTAACGGGGCGGCTGCCTGCGTTCACCAGGCCGGGGCAAACGATTGATGTTGTCGTGTCATCGATGGGTAATGCCAAGAGTCTGCGCGGTGGTACCTTGCTGATGACGCCTTTGAAAGGGGCGAACGGGCAGGTGTATGCACTTGCTCAGGGCAACTTGCTGGTCGGTGGGGCCGGTGCCCAGGCCGGCGGCTCCAGTGTGCAGGTTAATCAGTTGAATGGCGGCATTATTCCCGACGGTGCAATTGTCGAGCAATCCGTTCCCACTACTTACATTCGCGATGGTTTTATTAACCTGGAAATGAATACAACCGATTTCGGGATTGCGCAGAATGTTGCTGCGGCGCTGAACAGAAAGTTTGGCCCGAGTACGGCCTCGGTGCTCGACGGGCGTCTGGTTCAGTTGCGGGGTCCACTTGACCCGTCGCGACAGGCGGCGTTTTTGTCGGAAGTTGAAAATCTGCAGGTTAAATTACCTCCGGTTCGGGCCAAAGTCATTATTAATGCGCGTACCGGCTCGGTCGTGATGAATCGTACTGTCACCATTGATGAAGCGGCCGTCGCTTATGGCAATTTGTCGGTCTCGATCAGCCGCCAGGAACAGGTGAATCAACCGGATACGCCGTTTGCCGGCGGGGAAACGGTTGTCACCGAGAACACCGAAATTGCATTAAGAACGGATACCGGCAGTATCAAGCGTGTGCAAACCAGCGCAAACCTGGCCGATGTTGTCCAAGCGTTAAATGCGTTGGGTGCAACACCGCAGGATTTGTTGTCGATCCTGCAAACCCTGAAAAGTGCGGGCGCTTTGCGCGCCGATCTGGAAATTATTTAA
- the fliR gene encoding flagellar biosynthetic protein FliR — translation MISVDLTQLYGWINTFLWPFARLLAFIGAVPLLGESSIPNRAKVGLAAFTAMLIAPTLPPMPAISPASYEGLFILLQQILIGILLGLVMRVVFAAVQTAGEFIGLQMGLSFASFFDPATGANTAVLSRLMNMIAMLLFIALNGHLLMLAGFIRSFDILPIQNSGINLNGLPVLFEWSAQVMIAGMLLALPLIIVLLTISLALGILNRTAQQLSVFAVGFPISLMVGIILLWVVLPQTSPFLRRLFDAGFSAMGRLMSAL, via the coding sequence ATGATCTCCGTTGACCTGACCCAACTCTACGGCTGGATCAACACCTTTCTCTGGCCCTTTGCCCGGTTACTTGCATTTATTGGGGCAGTACCTTTGCTGGGCGAGTCTTCTATTCCCAATCGCGCAAAGGTAGGCTTGGCCGCCTTCACCGCAATGCTTATCGCCCCCACCCTGCCCCCCATGCCGGCCATTTCTCCAGCTTCTTATGAAGGTTTATTCATTCTGCTACAGCAAATATTAATTGGCATTTTGCTGGGTCTTGTCATGCGCGTGGTGTTTGCCGCAGTGCAAACCGCCGGTGAATTCATCGGCCTCCAAATGGGGTTGTCTTTTGCATCGTTCTTCGACCCGGCAACGGGTGCGAATACTGCCGTGTTGTCGCGGCTGATGAATATGATCGCCATGTTGCTTTTCATTGCGCTCAACGGCCATCTGCTTATGCTGGCAGGCTTTATACGAAGCTTCGATATTCTGCCCATTCAAAATAGCGGGATTAACCTAAACGGGCTCCCCGTTTTATTTGAATGGAGTGCGCAGGTAATGATTGCCGGCATGTTGCTTGCTTTGCCATTAATTATTGTTTTGCTCACTATCAGCCTGGCGCTGGGCATTTTGAACAGAACAGCACAGCAACTATCTGTCTTCGCGGTAGGCTTTCCCATCAGCCTGATGGTGGGAATCATTCTGCTATGGGTTGTACTTCCCCAGACATCTCCCTTCTTGCGCCGTCTTTTCGATGCCGGATTCAGCGCAATGGGGCGCCTGATGAGTGCTCTCTAA
- the flgK gene encoding flagellar hook-associated protein FlgK, with amino-acid sequence MNLSNLGLSGIQAAQNRLQTTGHNINNAATEGYNRQSVKVSTAGAQATGAGYVGLGVQVDTIDRAYNNFLYRQLVDSQSKGAELGAYGTEITQVNNIMADRTVGISPALQKFFDGMQAVASSPADPAARQELLGRASSLVGQLNDTNAFLNDQRSNINTQVNTVVRQINSYVERVHDLNNQIVTAKAAGSGHAPNDLLDKRDQAVAELNELVGVNVIEQGDRFGLSFGRGQVLLSSDTVYPLQAGPSIDDPSRTVVSYAMPAGNGKTTMTEIGDQYIRGGKLGGLLQYRSQTLDAVQNDLGRLATGLAMAVNAQHEQGFDQVGRPGEAFFSLPDPSVSASERNQGNGEFSASFVNANDLTASDYQISYNGANYSIVRQPDGNLMYEGTTFPVTIDGIEMDFSGTALAGDRWTMTPTRGSASDIKLNISNPASIAAAGSDAGDADNGNALKLAQLQTDKVLGNGTMSLNESFSQIVNTIGVQTQQNQTAQKAQDTLVQQNFAAQQAISGVNLNEEYVNLERYQEHFRAASRLIDVSSTLFDTLLSLRQ; translated from the coding sequence ATGAACTTATCGAATTTGGGCCTTTCCGGCATTCAGGCTGCACAAAACCGGTTACAAACCACCGGCCATAATATTAACAATGCCGCAACGGAAGGGTATAACCGCCAATCGGTCAAGGTTTCCACCGCCGGGGCACAGGCAACCGGCGCCGGTTACGTGGGTTTGGGTGTCCAGGTTGATACGATCGATCGCGCCTACAACAATTTTCTTTATCGGCAATTGGTCGACTCCCAGAGCAAAGGGGCGGAACTGGGTGCGTATGGTACGGAAATTACGCAAGTCAATAATATTATGGCCGACCGTACGGTGGGCATTTCGCCGGCGCTGCAAAAATTCTTCGACGGCATGCAGGCCGTAGCCTCCTCCCCCGCCGATCCGGCAGCCCGTCAGGAACTGTTGGGCCGCGCGTCCAGCCTGGTGGGTCAGTTGAATGACACCAATGCGTTTCTGAATGATCAACGTAGCAATATTAATACACAGGTTAATACGGTTGTGCGCCAAATTAACAGTTACGTCGAGCGAGTCCACGATTTGAATAATCAAATCGTTACCGCCAAAGCAGCCGGATCGGGACATGCACCGAACGATTTGCTCGATAAGCGCGATCAGGCCGTGGCCGAATTGAACGAGTTGGTAGGGGTAAACGTTATTGAGCAGGGCGACCGTTTCGGGTTGTCTTTTGGTCGCGGACAAGTACTGCTGAGTTCCGACACGGTTTATCCTTTACAGGCCGGTCCATCCATCGACGATCCCAGCCGCACCGTGGTGAGTTATGCGATGCCGGCAGGCAACGGAAAGACCACCATGACCGAAATTGGTGATCAATATATTCGGGGTGGCAAATTGGGCGGCTTATTGCAGTATCGCTCGCAAACACTGGATGCCGTTCAAAACGATTTGGGCCGTCTTGCCACCGGTTTGGCCATGGCGGTTAACGCGCAGCATGAGCAGGGGTTTGATCAGGTTGGCCGCCCGGGGGAGGCGTTTTTCTCTCTGCCCGATCCGTCTGTCAGTGCGTCGGAACGAAATCAGGGAAATGGTGAATTTTCCGCGTCTTTTGTCAACGCAAATGACCTTACCGCAAGTGATTATCAAATCAGCTATAACGGCGCCAATTATTCTATTGTTCGTCAGCCCGATGGCAACCTCATGTACGAGGGAACGACCTTCCCCGTGACCATCGACGGAATCGAAATGGATTTTTCCGGTACCGCGTTGGCGGGTGATCGCTGGACAATGACACCCACGCGTGGTTCTGCTTCAGATATCAAACTGAATATTTCCAACCCGGCCTCAATTGCCGCAGCAGGAAGTGATGCGGGTGATGCCGATAATGGAAACGCGTTGAAGTTGGCGCAATTGCAAACTGACAAGGTGCTGGGGAACGGCACCATGAGCTTAAACGAGTCGTTTTCGCAAATTGTGAATACGATAGGGGTGCAGACGCAGCAAAATCAAACTGCTCAGAAGGCACAGGACACGCTGGTCCAGCAGAATTTTGCAGCGCAACAGGCAATTTCGGGTGTCAACCTGAACGAAGAATATGTCAACCTTGAGCGCTATCAAGAGCACTTTCGTGCAGCCTCAAGGCTCATTGATGTCAGTTCAACGTTGTTTGATACGTTGCTGAGCTTACGTCAATAA
- the flgJ gene encoding flagellar assembly peptidoglycan hydrolase FlgJ produces the protein MTAMPYFLPRPDAGASAMDFSHLNRLGYTARHSNGQDPAAQKEIAKQFEALFLQQIMKQARAGDVGLEGLLESNQTRLAQSMADEQMASNLAETGTGLAQALLDQMRGISDVKTDPRLAADRGLQSFSIQGPAEARKEIADSISELLDMLASSPVVESGRRTGEALLSAIRGAPGHIEQFVTKMGDAARHAAQESGIPAKLILSQAALESGWGRREIKMEDGSNSYNLFGIKATGSWEGKVANIVTTEFIDGKPQKMVQAFRAYDSYAESFADYARLISQNDRYQAVLTAPNAETAAVKVHEAGYATDPKYAEKLISIMGYLDDRLDSFMVRGPSAGSRG, from the coding sequence ATGACGGCAATGCCCTATTTTTTACCCCGCCCCGATGCCGGCGCCAGCGCAATGGACTTCAGCCATTTAAACCGGCTGGGTTATACGGCCCGCCATTCCAATGGTCAGGATCCCGCGGCACAAAAAGAGATTGCCAAGCAATTCGAGGCGCTTTTTTTGCAGCAAATCATGAAGCAGGCCAGGGCCGGTGATGTTGGGTTGGAAGGGTTGCTTGAAAGCAATCAGACACGCCTGGCCCAAAGTATGGCCGATGAGCAAATGGCTTCCAATCTGGCCGAAACAGGTACGGGCCTTGCGCAAGCGCTGCTTGATCAAATGCGGGGGATAAGCGATGTTAAGACCGATCCCCGGCTGGCCGCCGATCGCGGCTTGCAGTCGTTTTCCATTCAGGGGCCTGCCGAAGCACGAAAAGAAATTGCTGATTCTATTTCCGAATTACTTGATATGTTGGCAAGCTCTCCGGTTGTTGAGTCCGGGCGCCGCACCGGGGAGGCATTGTTAAGCGCGATTCGCGGTGCGCCGGGCCATATCGAGCAGTTTGTTACCAAAATGGGCGACGCCGCCCGTCATGCAGCTCAGGAATCCGGCATTCCCGCCAAGCTGATTTTGAGTCAGGCTGCGCTGGAGTCGGGGTGGGGGCGTCGTGAAATCAAAATGGAAGACGGCTCAAACAGTTATAACCTGTTTGGCATTAAAGCCACCGGGAGTTGGGAAGGCAAAGTTGCCAATATCGTGACGACGGAATTTATTGATGGCAAGCCACAGAAAATGGTGCAGGCATTTCGCGCTTATGATTCCTACGCCGAATCATTTGCCGATTACGCCCGGCTTATCAGCCAGAATGATCGTTATCAGGCCGTACTGACGGCACCTAACGCGGAAACGGCGGCAGTTAAGGTGCATGAGGCGGGCTACGCAACCGATCCCAAGTATGCCGAGAAGTTGATTTCAATCATGGGGTATCTGGATGATCGCCTGGATTCCTTTATGGTGCGGGGGCCGTCTGCGGGCAGCCGGGGATAG